In Populus nigra chromosome 10, ddPopNigr1.1, whole genome shotgun sequence, the following proteins share a genomic window:
- the LOC133704490 gene encoding squamosa promoter-binding-like protein 6 produces MDFWSYASEGKGLLFSDEIDLSVDAFARSRKTLIGWDTESVESTEFIDFGFSEIPRKPFHGSKTGVGVLGGTDVGIDSSKLVASSPNCMIASNSSMESGSNHSNSLVESNSQDSSLIDLKLGRLADFKDAQNSKFSKERLLSSVSPTAQAKRARATCSRPQTTYCQVYGCNKDLSSSKDYHKRHKVCEVHSKTPQVIVDGNEQRFCQQCSRFHLLVDFDDGKRSCRKRLAGHNERRRKPQLGTLSVKPHKLLHPYQGTKFLGTSLPKKTSLLFPNMLPGSAFCSGNYEEENWCRRVKLEENSIYSSPSAIPMGNGQLLPKSFLHLHGNGLQKTSGISSPAIDDRNFCNTTTFHELAGASHSSCALSLLSAESQDLSHSAGNITARPLVSQVSHACQSLGIVNKSLGVGSLEKYFPNGLYPSGMNFIEVNDMGPFVVPGSGHAADFQVETDGFLQQSDILNAKYCVSPENGSTVDLLQLSSHLQRVEQQRNSMQVKHENEEFCSFGSTYGV; encoded by the exons ATGGACTTCTGGAGCTATGCTTCAGAAGGAAAAGGCCTTCTTTTCTCTGATGAAATAGATTTATCTGTTGATGCATTTGCAAGAAGTAGAAAAACATTGATAGGATGGGATACAGAATCGGTTGAGAGTACTGAGTTTATAGATTTTGGTTTCTCTGAAATTCCAAGAAAGCCTTTTCATGGCAGCAAAACAGGTGTGGGTGTGCTTGGTGGTACTGATGTTGGTATTGATTCGAGTAAACTAGTCGCAAGTTCTCCTAATTGCATGATTGCATCCAATTCGTCAATGGAATCCGGGTCCAATCATTCGAATTCTCTCGTGGAATCTAATAGTCAGGATTCATCACTGATTGATTTGAAGCTAGGGAGATTGGCTGATTTCAAGGATGCACAAAATAGCAAGTTTTCGAAAGAGAGGTTGTTATCTTCAGTAAGTCCAACTGCTCAGGCAAAGCGTGCTCGAGCGACATGTTCACGCCCTCAGACTACCTATTGCCAGGTCTATGGTTGTAACAAGGATCTTAGTTCTTCAAAGGATTACCACAAGAGGCATAAAGTTTGCGAGGTTCACTCAAAAACGCCTCAAGTTATTGTTGATGGCAATGAACAGAGGTTTTGTCAGCAGTGTAGCAG GTTTCACTTGCtggttgattttgatgatgGTAAGCGAAGTTGCCGTAAACGCTTGGCAGGCCACAATGAACGTAGAAGGAAGCCTCAATTGGGTACCCTCTCTGTCAAACCACATAAGTTACTGCATCCATATCAAG GCACCAAGTTTCTGGGGACTTCCTTGCCAAAGAAAACATCTCTTCTTTTCCCAAACATGCTTCCAGGGAGTGCTTTTTGTTCAGgaaattatgaagaagaaaattggtGCAGGCGCGTTAAATTGGAAGAGAATTCAATTTACAGCTCTCCATCTGCAATACCCATGGGAAACGGGCAGTTACTGCCGAAGTCATTCCTCCATTTGCACGGCAATGGGTTACAAAAGACTAGTGGAATTTCTTCACCGGCAATTGATGACCGCAATTTTTGTAACACAACAACTTTTCATGAGTTAGCTGGGGCGTCGCACTCTAGCTGTGCTCTCTCTCTTCTGTCAGCTGAATCACAGGACTTGAGCCATTCTGCAGGAAATATAACGGCTAGGCCCTTGGTCAGTCAAGTGAGTCATGCTTGTCAGAGCTTGGGTATTGTTAACAAATCTTTAGGGGTAGGCTCCTTGGAAAAGTACTTCCCAAATGGGCTCTATCCGTCTGGAATGAATTTCATTGAAGTTAATGATATGGGGCCATTTGTGGTTCCTGGTTCCGGTCACGCAGCGGACTTCCAAGTTGAAACAGATGGATTTCTACAACAGTCAGATATTTTGAATGCGAAGTATTGCGTTTCTCCTGAAAATGGATCAACTGTGGATTTGCTTCAACTCTCATCACATCTTCAGAGGGTGGAGCAACAGAGGAACTCCATGCAAGTGAAGCATGAAAATGAGGAGTTCTGCAGTTTCGGCTCTACTTATGGGGTGTGA
- the LOC133704907 gene encoding protein CRABS CLAW, which yields MNLEEKASTEVPSSEHLCYVRCNFCNTVLAVGIPCKRLLDTVTVKCGHCNNLSFLSTRPPNQGQCLDQYHRLSLQGVSSNEKFLFKEKQGFCTDIRKGESSSSSTSSEQPVPTAPFVVKPPEKKHRLPSAYNRFMKEEIKRIKAADPEIPHREAFSTAAKNWARARYLPKSGAGSGSPNI from the exons ATGAACCTAGAAGAGAAAGCAAGCACAGAGGTTCCATCATCTGAGCATCTCTGCTATGTCCGTTGCAACTTCTGCAACACTGTTCTTGCG GTCGGGATTCCATGCAAGAGGCTGCTGGACACTGTGACTGTCAAATGTGGTCATTGCAATAATCTCTCCTTTCTCAGCACCAGACCTCCCAACCAAGGGCAATGTCTTGATCAGTACCACCGACTGAGTCTACAG GGAGTTTCTAGTAATGAAAAGTTCTTATTCAAGGAGAAGCAAGGGTTTTGCACTGATATCAGAAAGGGCGAATCCTCATCCTCCTCGACCTCTAGCGAACAACCGGTGCCCACAGCACCCTTCGTAGTAAAGC CGCCTGAGAAGAAACACCGACTTCCATCTGCTTACAATAGGTTTATGAA GGAGGAGATAAAGCGCATCAAAGCAGCCGATCCTGAGATACCACACAGAGAAGCTTTTAGCACAGCAGCTAAAAAT TGGGCTAGGGCTAGGTACCTTCCAAAGTCGGGTGCTGGTTCTGGGAGCCCTAATATTTAA
- the LOC133704828 gene encoding uncharacterized protein LOC133704828 isoform X1: MAKSKLKEEGEDREEAEKTGGLELVSIGSLYSGGAWDKKYWSSTRGKDRYPYPVGYQARRAYNGGAYKMEIHEGPKGPLFAITSTDGYSCSGQTPDIVWQKFQKNCCPHTKIWHGKRFSCMIDGIEFFGFKNPFVQRLLRELVTNINGIAEQSPLSPSFSNGSSGTELNNRCTDACTYPNLPPYLARSQVKGKRSKSQKIANPESLSAASFKRSRAEDVMYIAEPSDSASKTHKQWRSTLSFNQEQESCKLPGTFSTAVCLKPVAGGETDHSSAKDDFPLKSVDCSDHLTEKAAPGPEESMLAWSKSSKSTTGVVNLSVEDKILDRSLDTKVEGSNFTMSVEGQAEDATAPKDQPCVHNVDLCAPDTLDFEQDIITNSAQATHDISACSVREELLVTEAITSQGLITESHPEEVIGTPNSNGNSERSDFDSAGQDIAKSMMTFLLPQAIPLLKNKSRKKKKTIGYSETLPNTPKPHENNDENLQFEEAQSPCVYGSVLPGSEHVKSVVLDSFDGDKCGVHVTNQPISPSNTAEADQPCFDTDACPPCRVDQFVNIDGTESSVCQFDTDGIKDIFCHNQVQSKVQLALDKRHQDDYLYPYESVSGIKSANENVLYEENQDICKKMDENLIGTKFLSVEKDLNRGTDFNDVVAKSNMSQRGLGASVQILRNDISVKAETPESGNLSTAQVTKNVYTRKKVSKAASSTRKCNASFSESIICRNLRDDSIPETTRTLLNSEMFQMSSSVDKPHKNAISGSEPMVGDQLNGMQIDETTSNPNPLSESKLPFVSQTQTFSGASMGKDASNLFAATVSKIEKPHAYSEGRLVVSQNTSDTNGPPVLSAELGTTFSCYNTSSVKEVQTNSDLKLHRNLKHNNELEGNFELVGCYLHPMPVLSLLVVTKGDEINICALCGHLVDKNRTLFLYKLAIEETRTGNPSFVGHTSVTFPFSTDIFGRETALERSGLQLTPDGQNLVLLGSMKTPYCREGRTDCLCSTCSLNCSEQSTVKIVQVKTGYVSVLVKLSTVDSMQCLLVCEPNHLIAAGESGRLHLWTMNSAWSAPTEEFIISANDCISPCIVELKRVPNCASLVVGNNGFGEFTVWDVSRRMFMARVSSPSASACQFFPISSFTWQRVVHGFHYSTVEEQINGIVDATKLWFSENSEYYSLPPLDGEDIAIWLLVSTIPELDTQEDYISSDCGINPVGWWRLALLVKNMLILGKALDPRAAAIGLSSGNGIIGTFDGLVYMWEFTTGTRLGTLHHFEGESVSCIATDNSKPGVISVAGDKGQLLVYRRSCK, from the exons atgGCGAAATCTAAACTaaaggaagaaggagaagatcGAGAGGAGGCGGAGAAAACAGGCGGTCTTGAATTAGTTTCAATCGGATCTCTCTATAGCGGTGGCGCCTGGGACAAGAAGTACTGGAGCTCTACTAGG GGTAAAGATCGGTATCCTTATCCTGTTGGATACCAAGCTCGTCGAGCTTACAATGGGGGAGCTTATAAGATGGAAATTCATGAAGGTCCTAAAGGGCCTTTATTTGCG ATCACTTCCACTGATGGATATTCATGTTCCGGTCAAACTCCTGATATTGTGTGGCAGAAATTTCAGAAGAATTGTTGCCCTCACACAAAGATTTGGCATGGAAAAAGATTTTCATGCATGATAGATGGCATAGAG TTTTTTGGGTTCAAAAATCCATTTGTCCAGAGGTTACTACGAGAACTGGTGACAAATATAAATGGGATTGCAGAACAGAGTCCACTATCCCCCAGCTTCTCCAATGGGTCCTCTGGAACAGAGCTAAATAACCGATGCACAGATGCATGCACATATCCCAATCTACCACCCTACTTGGCAAGATCTCAGGTTAAGGGAAAGAGAAGTAAGAGCCAAAAAATTGCGAATCCTGAGTCATTAAGTGCTGCTAGCTTTAAAAGATCCCGAGCTGAAGATGTAATGTACATTGCCGAGCCATCTGATTCAGCTTCCAAAACTCATAAGCAATGGAGGTCTACTTTAAGTTTTAACCAAGAGCAGGAGTCTTGTAAACTTCCAGGAACATTTTCAACTGCAGTTTGCTTAAAACCTGTAGCTGGAGGAGAAACTGATCACTCATCagccaaggatgattttccctTGAAGTCAGTTGACTGCTCCGATCATCTTACAGAAAAAGCTGCCCCTGGGCCTGAAGAAAGCATGCTTGCCTGGTCTAAAAGTTCTAAATCCACCACTGGAGTCGTCAACTTGTCTGTGGAAGATAAAATT CTTGATAGGTCACTGGATACTAAAGTGGAAGGGTCAAATTTTACAATGTCAGTGGAAGGCCAGGCTGAAGATGCAACAGCTCCAAAAGACCAGCCATGTGTCCACAATGTTGATCTTTGTGCACCTGATACCTTAGATTTTGAGCAAG ATATTATTACAAATTCTGCTCAAGCTACCCATGATATAAGTGCTTGCAGTGTCAGAGAAGAGTTACTGGTGACTGAGGCCATCACTTCCCAAGGACTTATAACTGAATCGCACCCAGAAGAAGTAATAGGCACACCCAACTCAAATGGGAATTCTGAAAGAAGTGATTTTGATTCAGCAGGTCAAGACATAGCCAAGTCAATGATGACGTTTCTGCTTCCTCAAGCAATACCACTGCTCAAAAACaagtcaagaaaaaagaagaagaccatTGGTTATTCAGAGACTTTGCCTAATACACCAAAACCTCatgaaaataatgatgaaaatctCCAATTCGAGGAGGCTCAATCTCCTTGTGTATATGGTTCAGTTCTCCCAGGTTCTGAGCATGTGAAGTCTGTTGTTCTTGACAGTTTTGATGGTGACAAATGTGGGGTTCATGTAACAAACCAGCCAATATCACCCTCCAATACTGCTGAGGCTGATCAACCTTGTTTTGATACAGATGCATGTCCTCCCTGCAGAGTGGATCAGTTTGTTAATATAGATGGGACGGAGTCATCAGTTTGTCAGTTTGACACTGATGGGATTAAAGACATCTTTTGTCACAACCAAGTGCAAAGCAAAGTGCAATTGGCTTTGGATAAAAGGCATCAGGATGATTATCTATACCCTTATGAATCTGTTTCTGGCATCAAGTCTGCCAATGAAAATGTTTTGTATGAAGAAAATCAGGATATTTGcaaaaaaatggatgaaaacTTAATTGGTACCAAATTCCTTTCTGTGGAAAAAGACCTCAACCGTGGAACAGATTTCAATGATG TGGTTGCTAAAAGTAATATGAGCCAAAGAGGTTTAGGCGCTTCTGTGCAAATATTAAGGAATGACATCAGTGTCAAGGCTGAGACTCCTGAATCAGGCAATTTGTCTACTGCTCAAGTGACAAAAAACGTATATACCAGAAAAAAGGTCTCAAAAGCAGCATCTTCAACAAGAAAATGTAATGCTTCATTCTCAGAAAGTATTATATGTAGAAATTTGAGAGATGATTCTATCCCAGAAACTACAAGAACTTTACTTAACTCAGAGATGTTCCAGATGAGTTCTTCTGTGGACAAACCACATAAAAATGCTATTTCTGGTTCTGAACCCATGGTTGGAGACCAGCTCAACGGTATGCAGATAGACGAAACTACTAGTAATCCCAACCCTTTATCAGAGAGCAAGTTGCCTTTTGTATCACAAACTCAAACATTTTCCGGTGCTTCCATGGGCAAAGATGCTTCAAATCTTTTTGCTGCAACGgtttcaaaaatagaaaaaccgcATGCTTATTCTGAAGGCAGGCTGGTTGTGAGCCAGAATACCTCCGATACAAATGGACCACCAGTATTATCTGCGGAGCTAGGAACAACATTCTCTTGCTATAACACATCCAGTGTCAAGGAAGTTCAGACTAACTCAGACCTAAAACTACATAGGAACTTGAAGCACAACAATGAACTAGAGGGTAACTTTGAGCTTGTGGGGTGCTATCTTCACCCCATGCCTGTTTTGTCACTGTTGGTGGTTACAAAAGGAGATGAAATCAATATTTGTGCTCTTTGTGGTCATTTGGTAGATAAAAACAGAACCCTGTTTCTGTACAAGCTAGCAATTGAAGAAACAAGGACAGGGAACCCTTCTTTTGTTGGCCACACATCAGTAACGTTTCCATTTTCAACAGATATCTTTGGTAGAGAA ACTGCACTTGAACGATCTGGCTTGCAACTAACCCCAGATGGGCAGAATCTTGTTTTACTTGGCAGCATGAAAACACCTTATTGCAG GGAAGGAAGAACAGATTGTTTGTGCTCAACTTGTTCATTAAACTGCTCTGAGCAAAGTACAGTGAAAATTGTGCAAGTAAAAACTGGATATGTTTCAGTCCTGGTAAAATTGAGTACAGTTGACAGCATGCAGTGTTTATTGGTCTGTGAACCTAACCATCTAATTGCTGCTGGAGAGAGTGGGAGACTACATCTCTGGACCATGAATTCAGCATGGAG TGCACCAACAGAAGAATTTATCATTTCAGCTAACGATTGCATATCCCCTTGCATAGTTGAGTTGAAGAGGGTTCCGAACTGTGCTTCTCTAGTTGTTGGGAATAACGGCTTCGGGGAATTTACTGTATG GGATGTCTCAAGGCGCATGTTCATGGCAAGGGTCTCTTCTCCAAGTGCTTCAGCATGTCAATTCTTTCCAATCAGTTCGTTTACTTGGCAAAGAGTAGTCCATGGTTTCCATTATTCTACTGTGGAGGAGCAAATCAATGGAATCGTAGATGCAACAAAATTATGGTTTTCAGAGAACAGTGAGTATTATTCATTACCTCCATTGGATGGAGAAGATATTGCCATCTGGCTTCTTGTCTCAACCATTCCTGAGTTGGATACTCAAGAAGACTATATATCGAGTGATTGCGGTATAAATCCAGTTGGGTGGTGGAGGCTAGCTCTACTGGTGAAAAATATGTTGATCCTCGGAAAAGCATTGGATCCAAG GGCTGCTGCTATTGGTTTGTCATCTGGCAATGGAATCATTGGCACATTTGATGGACTTGTTTATATGTGGGAATTTACAACAGGGACTAGACTTGGCACTCTGCATCATTTTGAAG GTGAAAGTGTTTCCTGTATTGCTACTGACAATTCGAAGCCAGGAGTCATTTCAGTAGCAGGCGACAAAGGCCAATTACTGGTTTATCGACGGTCTTGCAAATGA
- the LOC133704828 gene encoding uncharacterized protein LOC133704828 isoform X2: protein MAKSKLKEEGEDREEAEKTGGLELVSIGSLYSGGAWDKKYWSSTRGKDRYPYPVGYQARRAYNGGAYKMEIHEGPKGPLFAITSTDGYSCSGQTPDIVWQKFQKNCCPHTKIWHGKRFSCMIDGIEFFGFKNPFVQRLLRELVTNINGIAEQSPLSPSFSNGSSGTELNNRCTDACTYPNLPPYLARSQVKGKRSKSQKIANPESLSAASFKRSRAEDVMYIAEPSDSASKTHKQWRSTLSFNQEQESCKLPGTFSTAVCLKPVAGGETDHSSAKDDFPLKSVDCSDHLTEKAAPGPEESMLAWSKSSKSTTGVVNLSVEDKILDRSLDTKVEGSNFTMSVEGQAEDATAPKDQPCVHNVDLCAPDTLDFEQDIITNSAQATHDISACSVREELLVTEAITSQGLITESHPEEVIGTPNSNGNSERSDFDSAGQDIAKSMMTFLLPQAIPLLKNKSRKKKKTIGYSETLPNTPKPHENNDENLQFEEAQSPCVYGSVLPGSEHVKSVVLDSFDGDKCGVHVTNQPISPSNTAEADQPCFDTDACPPCRVDQFVNIDGTESSVCQFDTDGIKDIFCHNQVQSKVQLALDKRHQDDYLYPYESVSGIKSANENVLYEENQDICKKMDENLIGTKFLSVEKDLNRGTDFNDVVAKSNMSQRGLGASVQILRNDISVKAETPESGNLSTAQVTKNVYTRKKVSKAASSTRKCNASFSESIICRNLRDDSIPETTRTLLNSEMFQMSSSVDKPHKNAISGSEPMVGDQLNGMQIDETTSNPNPLSESKLPFVSQTQTFSGASMGKDASNLFAATVSKIEKPHAYSEGRLVVSQNTSDTNGPPVLSAELGTTFSCYNTSSVKEVQTNSDLKLHRNLKHNNELEGNFELVGCYLHPMPVLSLLVVTKGDEINICALCGHLVDKNRTLFLYKLAIEETRTGNPSFVGHTSVTFPFSTDIFGRETALERSGLQLTPDGQNLVLLGSMKTPYCREGRTDCLCSTCSLNCSEQSTVKIVQVKTGYVSVLVKLSTVDSMQCLLVCEPNHLIAAGESGRLHLWTMNSAWSAPTEEFIISANDCISPCIVELKRVPNCASLVVGNNGFGEFTVWYAADKISPLIQSCLIWQQWMSQGACSWQGSLLQVLQHVNSFQSVRLLGKE, encoded by the exons atgGCGAAATCTAAACTaaaggaagaaggagaagatcGAGAGGAGGCGGAGAAAACAGGCGGTCTTGAATTAGTTTCAATCGGATCTCTCTATAGCGGTGGCGCCTGGGACAAGAAGTACTGGAGCTCTACTAGG GGTAAAGATCGGTATCCTTATCCTGTTGGATACCAAGCTCGTCGAGCTTACAATGGGGGAGCTTATAAGATGGAAATTCATGAAGGTCCTAAAGGGCCTTTATTTGCG ATCACTTCCACTGATGGATATTCATGTTCCGGTCAAACTCCTGATATTGTGTGGCAGAAATTTCAGAAGAATTGTTGCCCTCACACAAAGATTTGGCATGGAAAAAGATTTTCATGCATGATAGATGGCATAGAG TTTTTTGGGTTCAAAAATCCATTTGTCCAGAGGTTACTACGAGAACTGGTGACAAATATAAATGGGATTGCAGAACAGAGTCCACTATCCCCCAGCTTCTCCAATGGGTCCTCTGGAACAGAGCTAAATAACCGATGCACAGATGCATGCACATATCCCAATCTACCACCCTACTTGGCAAGATCTCAGGTTAAGGGAAAGAGAAGTAAGAGCCAAAAAATTGCGAATCCTGAGTCATTAAGTGCTGCTAGCTTTAAAAGATCCCGAGCTGAAGATGTAATGTACATTGCCGAGCCATCTGATTCAGCTTCCAAAACTCATAAGCAATGGAGGTCTACTTTAAGTTTTAACCAAGAGCAGGAGTCTTGTAAACTTCCAGGAACATTTTCAACTGCAGTTTGCTTAAAACCTGTAGCTGGAGGAGAAACTGATCACTCATCagccaaggatgattttccctTGAAGTCAGTTGACTGCTCCGATCATCTTACAGAAAAAGCTGCCCCTGGGCCTGAAGAAAGCATGCTTGCCTGGTCTAAAAGTTCTAAATCCACCACTGGAGTCGTCAACTTGTCTGTGGAAGATAAAATT CTTGATAGGTCACTGGATACTAAAGTGGAAGGGTCAAATTTTACAATGTCAGTGGAAGGCCAGGCTGAAGATGCAACAGCTCCAAAAGACCAGCCATGTGTCCACAATGTTGATCTTTGTGCACCTGATACCTTAGATTTTGAGCAAG ATATTATTACAAATTCTGCTCAAGCTACCCATGATATAAGTGCTTGCAGTGTCAGAGAAGAGTTACTGGTGACTGAGGCCATCACTTCCCAAGGACTTATAACTGAATCGCACCCAGAAGAAGTAATAGGCACACCCAACTCAAATGGGAATTCTGAAAGAAGTGATTTTGATTCAGCAGGTCAAGACATAGCCAAGTCAATGATGACGTTTCTGCTTCCTCAAGCAATACCACTGCTCAAAAACaagtcaagaaaaaagaagaagaccatTGGTTATTCAGAGACTTTGCCTAATACACCAAAACCTCatgaaaataatgatgaaaatctCCAATTCGAGGAGGCTCAATCTCCTTGTGTATATGGTTCAGTTCTCCCAGGTTCTGAGCATGTGAAGTCTGTTGTTCTTGACAGTTTTGATGGTGACAAATGTGGGGTTCATGTAACAAACCAGCCAATATCACCCTCCAATACTGCTGAGGCTGATCAACCTTGTTTTGATACAGATGCATGTCCTCCCTGCAGAGTGGATCAGTTTGTTAATATAGATGGGACGGAGTCATCAGTTTGTCAGTTTGACACTGATGGGATTAAAGACATCTTTTGTCACAACCAAGTGCAAAGCAAAGTGCAATTGGCTTTGGATAAAAGGCATCAGGATGATTATCTATACCCTTATGAATCTGTTTCTGGCATCAAGTCTGCCAATGAAAATGTTTTGTATGAAGAAAATCAGGATATTTGcaaaaaaatggatgaaaacTTAATTGGTACCAAATTCCTTTCTGTGGAAAAAGACCTCAACCGTGGAACAGATTTCAATGATG TGGTTGCTAAAAGTAATATGAGCCAAAGAGGTTTAGGCGCTTCTGTGCAAATATTAAGGAATGACATCAGTGTCAAGGCTGAGACTCCTGAATCAGGCAATTTGTCTACTGCTCAAGTGACAAAAAACGTATATACCAGAAAAAAGGTCTCAAAAGCAGCATCTTCAACAAGAAAATGTAATGCTTCATTCTCAGAAAGTATTATATGTAGAAATTTGAGAGATGATTCTATCCCAGAAACTACAAGAACTTTACTTAACTCAGAGATGTTCCAGATGAGTTCTTCTGTGGACAAACCACATAAAAATGCTATTTCTGGTTCTGAACCCATGGTTGGAGACCAGCTCAACGGTATGCAGATAGACGAAACTACTAGTAATCCCAACCCTTTATCAGAGAGCAAGTTGCCTTTTGTATCACAAACTCAAACATTTTCCGGTGCTTCCATGGGCAAAGATGCTTCAAATCTTTTTGCTGCAACGgtttcaaaaatagaaaaaccgcATGCTTATTCTGAAGGCAGGCTGGTTGTGAGCCAGAATACCTCCGATACAAATGGACCACCAGTATTATCTGCGGAGCTAGGAACAACATTCTCTTGCTATAACACATCCAGTGTCAAGGAAGTTCAGACTAACTCAGACCTAAAACTACATAGGAACTTGAAGCACAACAATGAACTAGAGGGTAACTTTGAGCTTGTGGGGTGCTATCTTCACCCCATGCCTGTTTTGTCACTGTTGGTGGTTACAAAAGGAGATGAAATCAATATTTGTGCTCTTTGTGGTCATTTGGTAGATAAAAACAGAACCCTGTTTCTGTACAAGCTAGCAATTGAAGAAACAAGGACAGGGAACCCTTCTTTTGTTGGCCACACATCAGTAACGTTTCCATTTTCAACAGATATCTTTGGTAGAGAA ACTGCACTTGAACGATCTGGCTTGCAACTAACCCCAGATGGGCAGAATCTTGTTTTACTTGGCAGCATGAAAACACCTTATTGCAG GGAAGGAAGAACAGATTGTTTGTGCTCAACTTGTTCATTAAACTGCTCTGAGCAAAGTACAGTGAAAATTGTGCAAGTAAAAACTGGATATGTTTCAGTCCTGGTAAAATTGAGTACAGTTGACAGCATGCAGTGTTTATTGGTCTGTGAACCTAACCATCTAATTGCTGCTGGAGAGAGTGGGAGACTACATCTCTGGACCATGAATTCAGCATGGAG TGCACCAACAGAAGAATTTATCATTTCAGCTAACGATTGCATATCCCCTTGCATAGTTGAGTTGAAGAGGGTTCCGAACTGTGCTTCTCTAGTTGTTGGGAATAACGGCTTCGGGGAATTTACTGTATGGTATGCTGCTGACAAGATATCTCCTTTGATTCAAAGTTGTTTGATATGGCAACAAT GGATGTCTCAAGGCGCATGTTCATGGCAAGGGTCTCTTCTCCAAGTGCTTCAGCATGTCAATTCTTTCCAATCAGTTCGTTTACTTGGCAAAGAGTAG